One genomic window of Coffea eugenioides isolate CCC68of chromosome 1, Ceug_1.0, whole genome shotgun sequence includes the following:
- the LOC113759891 gene encoding germin-like protein subfamily 1 member 18, with amino-acid sequence MAFRFHIAAAILALVFTSVHASDPSPLQDFCVAVPDANAGVFVNGKICKDPKLVKPEDFFFPGLNKPGSTSNPLGSNVTAVNVNQIPGLNTLGVSLARLDFAPYGLNPPHTHPRAAEILVVLEGTLLVGFVTSNPGMNMKNKLFTKVLNPGDVFVFPEGLIHFQFNQGHSNAVAFAALSSQNPGVITIGNAVFGSNPPIYPDVLTKAFQVDKKVIKYLQSQFWWDNHYYP; translated from the exons ATGGCTTTTCGCTTCCATATAGCTGCAGCCATCTTGGCACTTGTTTTTACAAGTGTCCATGCATCTGATCCAAGTCCATTGCAGGACTTTTGTGTGGCAGTTCCTGATGCCAATGCCGGCG TATTCGTGAATGGAAAGATATGCAAAGATCCAAAGCTCGTGAAACCCGAAGATTTCTTCTTTCCAGGGCTTAACAAGCCTGGAAGCACATCAAATCCACTCGGGTCCAATGTAACAGCAGTTAATGTGAACCAGATTCCAGGACTCAACACTTTAGGTGTTTCCTTAGCACGCCTCGACTTTGCACCTTACGGTTTGAACCCTCCCCACACCCACCCTCGTGCTGCCGAGATCCTCGTTGTTTTAGAAGGCACTCTTCTTGTTGGCTTCGTTACTTCGAATCCAGGCATGAACATGAAGAACAAGCTCTTCACCAAGGTTTTGAATCCTGGCGATGTGTTTGTGTTCCCCGAAGGCCTCATTCATTTTCAGTTCAACCAGGGACATTCCAATGCTGTTGCTTTTGCTGCTCTAAGCAGCCAGAATCCAGGAGTCATCACCATTGGTAATGCTGTTTTTGGATCAAATCCTCCCATTTATCCTGATGTTCTCACCAAAGCATTCCAGGTTGACAAGAAAGTCATCAAATATCTTCAGTCACAATTTTGGTGGGATAACCACTACTACCCATAA